In Bradyrhizobium sp. 1(2017), one DNA window encodes the following:
- a CDS encoding aspartate-semialdehyde dehydrogenase yields MGYKVAVVGATGNVGREMLNILDERKFPADEVVALASRRSVGVEVSYGNRTLKVKALEHYDFSDVDICLMSAGGSVSKEWSPQIGAAGAVVIDNSSAWRMDPDVPLIVPEVNAAATEGFKKKNIIANPNCSTAQLVVALKPLHDKATIKRVVVSTYQSVSGAGKDAMDELFSQTKAVYTNDELVAKKFPKRIAFNVIPHIDVFMEDGYTKEEWKMMAETKKILDPKIKLSATCVRVPVFVGHSEAVNIEFENPISADEAREILRKAPGCLVIDKQEPGGYATPYEAAGEDATYISRIREDATVENGLALWCVSDNLRKGAALNAIQIAEVLINRKLISAKKKAA; encoded by the coding sequence ATGGGTTACAAAGTCGCAGTCGTCGGCGCGACCGGCAATGTCGGACGGGAAATGCTCAACATCCTCGATGAGCGCAAATTCCCCGCGGACGAGGTCGTGGCCCTCGCGTCGCGCCGCAGCGTCGGCGTCGAGGTCTCCTATGGCAACCGGACCCTGAAGGTCAAAGCGCTCGAGCATTACGATTTCTCCGACGTCGACATCTGCCTGATGTCGGCGGGCGGCTCGGTGTCGAAGGAATGGTCGCCGCAGATCGGCGCCGCCGGCGCGGTCGTGATCGACAATTCCTCCGCCTGGCGCATGGATCCGGACGTGCCGCTGATCGTGCCCGAGGTGAACGCCGCCGCGACCGAAGGCTTCAAGAAGAAGAACATCATCGCCAATCCGAACTGCTCGACCGCGCAGCTCGTCGTCGCGCTCAAGCCCTTGCACGACAAGGCGACGATCAAGCGCGTCGTGGTCTCGACCTATCAATCGGTGTCGGGCGCCGGCAAGGACGCGATGGACGAATTGTTCTCGCAGACCAAGGCCGTCTACACCAATGACGAGCTGGTCGCGAAGAAATTCCCCAAGCGCATCGCCTTCAACGTCATTCCCCACATCGACGTCTTCATGGAGGACGGCTACACCAAGGAAGAGTGGAAGATGATGGCGGAGACCAAGAAGATCCTTGATCCCAAGATCAAGCTCTCCGCGACCTGCGTGCGTGTGCCTGTCTTCGTCGGCCACTCCGAGGCCGTCAACATCGAGTTCGAGAATCCGATCAGCGCGGACGAAGCGCGCGAGATCCTGCGCAAGGCGCCCGGCTGCCTCGTCATCGACAAGCAGGAGCCCGGCGGCTACGCCACGCCGTATGAAGCGGCCGGCGAGGATGCCACCTATATCAGCCGCATCCGCGAGGACGCGACGGTGGAGAACGGCCTCGCGCTGTGGTGCGTGTCCGACAACCTCCGCAAGGGCGCAGCCCTCAACGCGATCCAGATTGCGGAAGTCCTGATCAACCGCAAGCTGATCAGCGCGAAGAAGAAGGCGGCGTAA
- a CDS encoding carbonic anhydrase produces MITFPKSLLEGYNAFATNRLPAEQSRYRELSVKGQSPEVMVIGCCDSRVSPEAIFDVGPGELFVVRNIANLVPTYQPDANAHGVSAALEYAVTVLKVKHIVILGHAQCGGIRAFVDKIEPLTPGDFIGKWMQMFIKPGEVVEQRDHETMAQFVERIEKAAVFRSLENLMTFPFVRKAVESGQMQLHGAYFGVAEGTLFVLDKATKEFKSARSVV; encoded by the coding sequence ATGATCACATTCCCAAAGTCCTTGCTGGAAGGCTACAACGCCTTCGCCACCAACCGGCTGCCGGCGGAACAGAGCCGCTACCGCGAGCTCTCGGTCAAGGGGCAATCACCGGAAGTGATGGTGATCGGCTGCTGCGACAGCCGCGTCTCGCCCGAGGCGATCTTCGATGTCGGTCCGGGCGAGCTGTTCGTCGTCCGCAACATCGCCAATCTGGTGCCGACCTATCAGCCCGACGCCAACGCCCATGGTGTCTCGGCCGCGCTGGAATATGCCGTGACGGTGCTGAAGGTGAAGCACATCGTCATCCTCGGCCACGCGCAATGCGGCGGCATCCGCGCCTTCGTCGACAAGATCGAGCCGCTGACGCCCGGCGACTTCATCGGCAAGTGGATGCAGATGTTCATCAAGCCCGGCGAGGTGGTCGAGCAGCGCGACCACGAGACCATGGCGCAGTTCGTCGAGCGCATCGAGAAGGCCGCAGTGTTCCGCAGCCTGGAAAACCTGATGACGTTCCCGTTCGTGCGCAAAGCGGTCGAGAGCGGCCAGATGCAGCTGCACGGCGCCTATTTCGGCGTCGCGGAGGGAACGCTGTTCGTGCTGGACAAGGCGACGAAGGAATTCAAGAGCGCGCGAAGCGTGGTGTAA
- a CDS encoding HpcH/HpaI aldolase/citrate lyase family protein, which yields MTRPRRSHLFMPGSNPRALEKARNLAADGLILDLEDSVAPDAKAVARDGIAAAIAAKGFGKREILIRTNGLDSAWWADDVAMAAKASPDGILVPKVSSVEDLDAIGRKLAELGAAPTVKVWAMIETARAVLHAEELAAAGRDPSRRLSGFVFGPNDISRETRIRMQPGRAAMIPMITHCILATRAHGLEILDGPYSDIANSDGFATECAQGRDLGFDGKTLIHPSQIDACNAIFTPPEEEVARARKIIAAFELPENVSRGAIRLDGAMVERLHADMARRTIEIADAIAAMSKG from the coding sequence ATGACCCGCCCGCGCCGCAGCCATCTGTTCATGCCCGGCTCCAACCCCCGCGCGCTGGAAAAGGCGCGCAATCTCGCCGCCGACGGCCTGATCCTCGATCTCGAGGATTCCGTCGCGCCTGACGCCAAGGCGGTGGCGCGCGACGGCATCGCCGCCGCGATTGCGGCCAAGGGCTTTGGCAAGCGCGAGATTTTGATCCGGACCAATGGTCTCGACTCGGCCTGGTGGGCCGATGACGTCGCTATGGCCGCCAAGGCCTCGCCGGACGGAATCCTGGTTCCAAAAGTTTCAAGTGTCGAAGATCTCGACGCGATCGGCCGGAAGCTCGCCGAGCTCGGCGCCGCGCCGACCGTGAAAGTCTGGGCGATGATCGAGACCGCCCGCGCGGTGCTGCATGCCGAGGAATTGGCCGCGGCGGGCCGCGATCCATCGCGGCGCTTGTCGGGCTTCGTGTTCGGCCCGAACGACATCTCGCGCGAGACGCGGATCCGAATGCAGCCGGGGCGCGCCGCGATGATCCCGATGATCACCCATTGCATCCTGGCGACGCGTGCCCACGGTCTCGAGATCCTCGACGGTCCCTACAGCGACATCGCCAACTCCGACGGTTTCGCCACCGAATGCGCGCAGGGCCGCGATCTCGGCTTCGATGGCAAGACGTTGATTCACCCTTCGCAGATCGACGCCTGTAACGCCATCTTCACCCCGCCCGAAGAGGAAGTCGCCCGCGCCCGGAAGATCATCGCGGCATTCGAATTGCCGGAGAACGTCTCGCGCGGTGCGATCCGCCTCGACGGCGCCATGGTGGAGCGCCTGCACGCCGATATGGCCCGGCGCACGATCGAGATCGCGGACGCGATTGCGGCGATGAGCAAGGGCTGA
- a CDS encoding CopD family protein, which translates to MNVADYYVWLKAAHVASALLFVGGVTVTSLTLALLSKVPQAHERFVAGIRRYDRWVTVPAIIGVWTFGTGLAISGSWFGQGWLNVKLGFVVLLSALHGVQSGQLRKIEAGASPSMPGTLPVVILAAIVIAVLAVAKP; encoded by the coding sequence ATGAACGTCGCTGACTACTACGTCTGGCTGAAGGCCGCCCACGTCGCGTCTGCGCTGCTCTTCGTCGGTGGCGTGACGGTGACGTCGCTGACGCTTGCCTTGCTGTCGAAAGTGCCGCAGGCGCACGAACGGTTCGTCGCCGGCATCCGCCGCTACGATCGGTGGGTGACCGTTCCGGCAATCATCGGGGTCTGGACGTTCGGGACGGGCCTTGCCATATCGGGATCATGGTTCGGCCAGGGCTGGCTGAACGTCAAGCTCGGCTTCGTCGTGCTGCTATCGGCCTTGCACGGTGTCCAGAGCGGCCAGCTCCGGAAGATCGAAGCAGGTGCATCGCCCTCGATGCCAGGGACGCTGCCGGTCGTCATCCTCGCCGCGATCGTCATCGCGGTTCTTGCCGTCGCAAAGCCCTGA
- a CDS encoding DUF3817 domain-containing protein, translating into MNNDTKSNVSLLDQLQLASVIEASTLALLVCVAVPLKHLWDWPIGVRVIGPLHGLAFIFYCWTLLQTAGAGIWQQRQITWLAASAFVPFAGFVASRRIRQHIEALREESSTR; encoded by the coding sequence ATGAACAACGACACCAAGAGCAACGTTTCCCTGCTGGACCAACTCCAGCTTGCGTCCGTCATAGAGGCCTCGACGCTGGCCCTGCTCGTCTGCGTCGCCGTTCCCCTCAAGCATCTATGGGACTGGCCGATCGGTGTGCGGGTGATCGGGCCGCTGCACGGCCTTGCATTCATCTTCTACTGCTGGACGCTTTTGCAGACCGCCGGCGCCGGCATCTGGCAGCAACGCCAGATCACATGGCTTGCGGCCTCGGCCTTCGTTCCGTTCGCCGGCTTTGTCGCGTCTCGGCGCATCCGGCAACACATCGAGGCCTTGCGTGAGGAATCGTCCACGAGATGA
- a CDS encoding GlxA family transcriptional regulator — translation MALLPIDDHFLPKRDTDVCGIGREWNVMIHRVCIVAMNQVIPYDLALAYEVFGRLRDDRSKPLYDVRVCAEIARVDAGPFGLVVPFGLEVVARARTVIVPGIENPLAPISTAVLRTLVKAHRRGTRIASICSGAFVLAEAGLLDGRRATTHWLCADELVRRYPRVQVDPNVLYVDEGEIVTSAGASAGMDMCLHLVRRDFGQAVAVHAARLAVAPVNREGGQAQFIRRDPPRSSGSLAAHLEWVAAHLAKPLTVARMAAQARMSERSFARHFREQIGTTPMQWLLNARIRRAQELLESSPAYVDQIAAACGFQSTVTFRTSFRRIAGVSPGDYRRRFNAVQSSGKSGSKDRAARAVVRRTNNRLAAGRGSIRRPGQV, via the coding sequence GTGGCGCTTCTGCCGATTGATGATCATTTCCTGCCAAAACGTGATACTGACGTTTGCGGCATTGGCCGGGAGTGGAACGTCATGATTCATAGGGTCTGCATTGTCGCGATGAATCAGGTCATCCCGTACGACCTGGCACTCGCTTATGAGGTCTTCGGGCGGCTCAGGGACGACAGGAGCAAGCCGCTCTACGATGTGCGCGTGTGTGCCGAAATTGCTCGTGTCGATGCCGGGCCGTTCGGGCTGGTGGTGCCCTTCGGATTGGAGGTCGTTGCCCGCGCCCGCACCGTGATTGTGCCTGGAATCGAGAATCCTCTGGCTCCCATCTCGACGGCCGTTCTTCGCACCTTGGTCAAGGCGCATCGTCGAGGGACGAGAATTGCGTCGATCTGCTCCGGTGCATTCGTGCTGGCGGAGGCCGGTCTGCTGGATGGGCGCCGCGCGACCACCCACTGGCTCTGTGCCGATGAGCTCGTCCGCCGCTATCCGCGGGTGCAGGTCGATCCGAATGTTCTCTATGTGGATGAGGGAGAGATCGTGACGTCAGCCGGGGCATCGGCGGGAATGGACATGTGTCTTCACCTCGTCAGACGAGATTTCGGTCAGGCCGTGGCCGTTCATGCCGCGCGGCTGGCCGTCGCTCCGGTCAACCGGGAAGGTGGTCAGGCACAATTCATCCGGCGCGATCCGCCGCGTTCGAGCGGCTCTCTCGCCGCTCATCTCGAATGGGTTGCCGCTCATCTGGCGAAGCCGCTCACGGTGGCACGGATGGCGGCCCAGGCGCGGATGAGCGAACGAAGTTTTGCACGTCATTTCCGCGAGCAGATCGGCACCACTCCGATGCAATGGCTGTTGAACGCGCGAATTCGCCGGGCGCAGGAGCTTCTGGAAAGCAGCCCGGCTTACGTGGACCAGATCGCCGCGGCCTGCGGCTTTCAGTCGACCGTCACGTTTCGCACGAGCTTTCGCCGGATCGCCGGGGTCAGCCCTGGCGACTATCGGCGGCGGTTCAACGCGGTGCAATCGTCCGGTAAGTCGGGTTCAAAAGACCGTGCTGCGAGAGCGGTCGTCCGCAGAACCAACAACAGGCTTGCCGCCGGTCGCGGCTCGATCAGACGTCCCGGGCAGGTCTGA
- a CDS encoding tetratricopeptide repeat protein: MGVLMLRKFFYCLALLVLAGPAIANDRAKGEASAAIATASEAIRRDPKDAGAYYSRGNAYSDKGEADRAIADYTTTIRLDPAHVDAHYNRGNAYSNKGDAERAIADYTATIRLDPAYANAYYNRGNAFSKKGDTDRAIADYTEAVRLQPMNANAYFNRGNAYGSKGDADRAIADYTDAIRVDPTYANAYVNRGLAYEKRGDFAKARADFNATLGLTQSATRWALDKARERLAVLPAPRPATILAEKPSVPPAVLAPGAANGDRRIALVIGNSAYENVAALPNPVRDASLVADVLKLTGFEAVTLLTNLRKEALVSALREFAARAETADWAVVYYAGHGMEVGGVNYLIPTDARIAADREIAFEAVPVDQVLNAAERAKKLRLVILDACRDNPFAAQMKRTMTVASRSVSRGLAPVEPEAGTLVVYAAKDGETALDGDGSNSPFAAAFVKNVPTPGLEVRRLFDFVRDDVMEATGRKQKPFSYGSISGRQDFYFVAGK, from the coding sequence GTGGGCGTCCTCATGCTTCGCAAATTTTTCTATTGCCTTGCCCTTCTTGTTCTCGCTGGCCCGGCAATCGCCAACGACCGGGCCAAAGGCGAGGCGAGCGCTGCCATTGCCACCGCCTCCGAGGCGATACGGCGGGATCCCAAGGACGCGGGTGCCTACTACAGCCGGGGCAACGCGTATAGCGACAAGGGCGAGGCAGACCGTGCCATTGCAGACTACACGACAACGATCCGGCTCGATCCGGCGCATGTGGATGCGCATTACAACCGGGGCAACGCTTACAGCAACAAAGGCGACGCGGAGCGCGCCATCGCGGACTATACGGCGACGATCCGGCTCGATCCGGCCTATGCGAACGCGTACTACAACCGAGGTAATGCCTTCAGCAAGAAGGGCGACACGGATCGCGCCATTGCCGATTACACCGAAGCGGTCCGCCTGCAGCCCATGAATGCGAACGCCTATTTCAATCGCGGCAATGCTTACGGCAGCAAAGGCGACGCGGACCGTGCCATTGCGGATTACACCGACGCGATACGCGTGGACCCCACATACGCGAACGCCTACGTCAATCGCGGTCTAGCCTATGAGAAGCGCGGAGATTTCGCCAAGGCAAGGGCCGACTTCAACGCGACGCTCGGACTGACCCAGAGCGCCACAAGATGGGCTCTGGACAAGGCACGCGAGCGGCTTGCTGTCCTGCCTGCGCCGCGGCCGGCAACGATATTGGCCGAGAAACCGAGCGTTCCTCCGGCTGTCCTGGCCCCCGGGGCTGCGAACGGTGATCGCCGTATTGCCCTCGTCATCGGCAATTCGGCATATGAAAACGTTGCCGCACTCCCGAACCCCGTGCGCGACGCGAGCCTCGTCGCTGACGTGCTGAAGCTCACCGGCTTCGAAGCAGTTACCCTGCTGACCAACCTCCGCAAGGAGGCGCTGGTCAGCGCTCTGCGCGAGTTCGCTGCACGTGCGGAAACGGCGGATTGGGCCGTCGTCTATTATGCCGGACACGGCATGGAGGTCGGCGGCGTCAACTACCTCATCCCGACGGATGCTAGGATCGCCGCGGATCGCGAAATCGCATTCGAAGCCGTGCCCGTCGATCAGGTTCTCAACGCGGCGGAGCGCGCGAAAAAATTGCGCCTCGTCATTCTCGATGCCTGCCGTGATAACCCGTTCGCAGCCCAGATGAAGCGCACGATGACGGTCGCGTCGCGTTCCGTGTCGCGAGGTCTGGCGCCTGTCGAGCCGGAGGCTGGAACGCTGGTGGTCTACGCCGCAAAGGATGGCGAGACTGCGCTCGACGGCGACGGGAGCAACAGCCCGTTCGCAGCCGCGTTCGTCAAGAATGTCCCGACGCCGGGCCTCGAGGTCCGCAGGCTGTTCGATTTCGTGCGCGACGATGTCATGGAAGCGACCGGTCGCAAGCAGAAACCGTTCAGTTACGGCTCGATCTCCGGACGGCAGGACTTCTATTTCGTCGCTGGCAAGTGA
- a CDS encoding LssY C-terminal domain-containing protein — protein MTHSAKIGTRKRRWPFVLAFVALVYLALAYVLVPTLWIHHEHEAGLASLPMLTRTSDDIPGDPLNVGLVGDGEDVVRAMNAAGWFAADAVTLRSSIEIVGSVVLDRPYRDAPVSPLYYLGKKEQYAFEKPAGKSADRRNHVRFWKVLEKGNDGRPVWLGSATFDRGVGLSHDTGQVTHHIAANIDAERDLLMADLRAARVVSKSFQISGIGPTLFGRNGGGDPYYTDGEIHVAVLVPGTASGPADPPTIPPPSFIALKDAVWHGIAHQAETTP, from the coding sequence ATGACCCATTCCGCGAAGATCGGGACGAGGAAGCGACGGTGGCCTTTCGTGCTGGCCTTTGTCGCGCTCGTCTATCTGGCCCTCGCATACGTTCTGGTGCCCACCCTGTGGATTCACCACGAGCACGAAGCGGGGCTCGCTTCGTTGCCGATGCTCACCAGGACGTCGGACGACATCCCCGGTGATCCCCTGAACGTTGGACTTGTTGGCGACGGCGAAGACGTCGTCCGCGCCATGAATGCGGCCGGATGGTTTGCGGCCGACGCCGTGACGCTGCGATCGAGCATCGAGATCGTCGGGAGCGTGGTCCTGGATCGACCGTATCGCGACGCGCCTGTCAGCCCGCTCTATTATCTCGGAAAGAAGGAGCAATACGCGTTCGAGAAGCCTGCAGGGAAAAGTGCAGATCGGCGGAACCACGTTCGGTTCTGGAAGGTCCTTGAAAAGGGTAACGACGGTCGTCCAGTCTGGCTCGGTTCGGCGACTTTCGACCGAGGCGTCGGGCTGAGCCACGATACGGGACAGGTCACCCATCACATCGCGGCCAACATCGATGCCGAGCGGGATCTCCTGATGGCCGACTTGCGAGCGGCCCGCGTCGTCAGCAAATCCTTTCAGATCTCCGGCATAGGCCCGACCCTGTTCGGCCGAAATGGTGGCGGCGACCCTTACTATACGGATGGCGAGATCCACGTCGCCGTCCTGGTGCCGGGAACGGCGAGCGGACCTGCCGATCCGCCGACCATTCCACCGCCCTCATTCATCGCTCTCAAAGATGCCGTATGGCACGGCATCGCCCACCAGGCCGAAACGACGCCCTAA
- the leuD gene encoding 3-isopropylmalate dehydratase small subunit, whose amino-acid sequence MDKFTTLEGVAAPLKIINVDTDMIIPKQYLKTIKRTGLGKGLFSEQRYKDDGSENPDFVLNQPAYRNSKVLVAGDNFGCGSSREHAPWALLDFGIRCVISTSFGDIFYNNCFKNGILPIRVSQEDLDKLFDDAERGANATLTIDLPNQEIRGPDGGKVKFEIDPFRKHCLINGLDDIGLTMEKKSSIDTYEDKLKRERAWA is encoded by the coding sequence ATGGACAAGTTCACCACGCTGGAAGGCGTCGCGGCGCCGCTGAAGATCATCAATGTCGACACCGACATGATCATTCCGAAGCAGTACCTCAAGACCATCAAGCGCACCGGCCTTGGCAAGGGACTCTTCTCCGAGCAGCGCTACAAGGACGACGGCAGCGAGAACCCGGATTTCGTCCTCAACCAGCCCGCCTATCGCAATTCGAAGGTGCTGGTGGCCGGCGACAATTTCGGCTGCGGCTCGAGCCGCGAGCATGCGCCCTGGGCGCTGCTCGATTTCGGCATCCGCTGCGTGATCTCGACCTCGTTCGGCGACATCTTCTACAACAACTGCTTCAAGAACGGCATTCTGCCGATCCGCGTCTCGCAGGAAGACCTCGACAAGCTGTTCGACGACGCCGAGCGCGGCGCCAATGCGACGCTGACGATCGACCTGCCGAACCAGGAGATCCGCGGTCCCGACGGCGGCAAGGTCAAGTTCGAGATTGATCCGTTCCGCAAGCACTGCCTGATCAACGGCCTCGACGACATCGGCCTCACGATGGAGAAGAAGTCCTCGATCGACACCTATGAGGACAAGCTCAAGCGCGAGCGCGCCTGGGCCTGA
- a CDS encoding metallopeptidase family protein has translation MWTELKAPSLAEMEATAHEIFERLPAEFRKLCEGVIIRVDDFPTEEVLDEMQCESEFDLLGLFQGIGLPQQSLGDVARLPNMVWLYRRPILDYWAEHDETLGHIVRHVLIHEIGHHFGLSDDDMAAIEAKVE, from the coding sequence ATGTGGACGGAATTGAAAGCGCCCTCGCTGGCCGAGATGGAAGCGACGGCGCACGAGATCTTCGAGCGCCTGCCGGCGGAGTTTCGCAAGCTCTGCGAGGGCGTCATCATCCGCGTCGACGACTTCCCGACCGAGGAAGTGCTGGACGAGATGCAATGCGAGAGCGAGTTCGACCTGCTCGGCCTGTTCCAGGGCATCGGACTGCCGCAGCAGAGCCTGGGCGACGTGGCGCGGCTGCCCAACATGGTCTGGCTCTACCGCCGGCCGATCCTGGATTACTGGGCCGAGCACGACGAGACCCTCGGCCACATCGTCCGCCACGTGCTGATCCACGAGATCGGCCATCATTTCGGCCTGTCAGACGACGATATGGCCGCGATCGAGGCTAAGGTAGAGTAG
- a CDS encoding DUF1330 domain-containing protein, producing the protein MTVYAIAQLKMTDRAAYDRYQARFFDVFRKYGGRLLAADEHPRVREGEWRHDKLVMMSFPDEAAFFAFSNSPDYEEISRDRKAGAEATVLLVKGFAPAG; encoded by the coding sequence ATGACGGTCTATGCGATCGCGCAATTGAAGATGACGGACCGCGCGGCCTACGACCGCTATCAGGCGCGGTTCTTCGACGTGTTCAGGAAATATGGTGGAAGGCTGCTCGCCGCCGACGAGCATCCGCGCGTGCGCGAAGGGGAATGGCGGCATGACAAGCTTGTCATGATGTCGTTTCCCGACGAGGCCGCGTTCTTCGCCTTCTCGAACTCGCCCGACTACGAGGAGATCTCGAGGGATCGCAAGGCGGGCGCGGAGGCGACCGTGCTGCTGGTCAAGGGATTTGCGCCTGCGGGTTAA